From Chryseobacterium gallinarum, one genomic window encodes:
- a CDS encoding nuclear transport factor 2 family protein, with protein sequence MKKLLTAYVILFLGFTGLSAQSKNGFEKEKTEISTMLDAFNVAAAKADYNTYFNYFADESTFIGTDATEIWDKKAFMIWAKPHFDKKKTWNFTALKRNVYFSKDGKLAWFDELLDTQMKICRGSGVVEKINGSWKIRQYVLSMTVPNEVVDKVVAEKTPLEEVLIRQLKTK encoded by the coding sequence ATGAAAAAATTATTAACCGCTTATGTGATTCTTTTCCTTGGATTTACCGGGCTTTCAGCACAATCTAAAAACGGGTTTGAAAAGGAGAAAACAGAAATCAGTACAATGCTTGATGCTTTCAATGTAGCAGCAGCAAAGGCAGATTACAATACTTACTTTAATTATTTTGCTGACGAGTCCACCTTCATCGGGACCGATGCCACAGAAATCTGGGATAAAAAAGCTTTCATGATTTGGGCAAAACCCCATTTTGATAAAAAGAAAACCTGGAATTTTACCGCTCTTAAAAGGAATGTTTATTTCAGTAAAGACGGAAAACTGGCCTGGTTTGATGAATTACTGGATACCCAGATGAAAATATGCAGAGGCTCCGGGGTGGTAGAAAAAATCAATGGAAGCTGGAAGATCAGACAATATGTACTGTCTATGACGGTTCCTAATGAAGTGGTAGATAAAGTAGTGGCTGAAAAAACACCTCTTGAAGAGGTATTGATCCGGCAACTGAAAACCAAATAA
- a CDS encoding MFS transporter, translating into MAKKIKPELSLAQIINMSMGFLGIQMAFGLQNGNASRILGNLGADVHELSWFWLVAPITGLIVQPIIGHMGDNTWSPLGRRKPYFLIGAVLCAIGLVLLPNAASVTQMFAANALLLAVIFLAMMDASVNIAMEPFRALVGDMLPKHQGTIGFSVQTILIGIGAVLGSYLPDWLTKLGISNEAPKGYVADNVIYSFYVGAALLIIAILYTIITTREYSPEEFAEFEDGKAIEKKQSGFSDIFKDFATIPVQMKKLGIVQFFSWFALFTMWVFTTSALATHHMGLSPEDTHSKAFNDAGDLTGKLFGMYNLWAIPFAFLLTPIAKWIGKKQTHALALFCGGLGLISMYFIKDVNNLWISMVGLGFAWASILAMPYAMLIEVIPQKKMGVYMGIFNFFIVIPQIINGLFGGPVVSSIFGKQAMDYVVVGGICMLIGALVTMIFIKSEDETPKEIEEEIQQVHF; encoded by the coding sequence ATGGCAAAAAAAATAAAACCGGAACTTTCACTTGCCCAGATCATCAATATGAGTATGGGATTCTTAGGTATTCAGATGGCATTCGGACTACAAAATGGAAATGCGAGCCGCATTCTTGGTAATTTAGGAGCTGATGTTCATGAATTATCATGGTTCTGGTTAGTGGCGCCCATTACAGGATTAATCGTTCAGCCTATCATTGGGCATATGGGAGATAATACCTGGAGCCCCTTAGGGAGAAGGAAACCGTATTTCCTGATAGGTGCTGTTCTGTGTGCCATAGGATTGGTATTGTTGCCGAATGCAGCATCAGTTACTCAGATGTTTGCTGCGAATGCCCTTTTACTGGCTGTTATTTTTTTGGCGATGATGGACGCCTCTGTCAATATCGCTATGGAGCCTTTCAGGGCGCTGGTGGGGGATATGCTCCCAAAACATCAGGGGACAATAGGTTTTTCAGTGCAAACAATTTTAATAGGTATCGGTGCGGTATTGGGTTCGTATTTGCCGGATTGGCTTACCAAACTTGGAATTTCCAATGAAGCTCCCAAAGGGTATGTGGCAGATAACGTGATCTATTCTTTTTATGTAGGTGCTGCGTTACTTATTATAGCCATTTTATATACCATCATTACAACCAGGGAATACTCTCCGGAAGAATTTGCTGAATTTGAAGATGGAAAAGCAATAGAAAAAAAACAATCCGGATTTTCAGATATTTTTAAGGATTTTGCAACTATCCCTGTACAAATGAAAAAACTGGGTATTGTTCAGTTTTTCTCCTGGTTTGCACTCTTCACCATGTGGGTGTTTACAACCAGCGCTCTGGCCACGCATCATATGGGACTTTCCCCGGAAGATACACATTCAAAAGCATTTAATGATGCAGGAGACCTGACAGGAAAACTCTTCGGAATGTATAATCTCTGGGCTATTCCTTTTGCGTTTTTGCTGACTCCTATTGCAAAATGGATCGGAAAGAAACAAACCCATGCCCTGGCGTTGTTTTGTGGAGGTTTAGGACTCATTTCCATGTATTTTATCAAAGATGTGAACAATTTATGGATCTCAATGGTAGGATTAGGATTTGCCTGGGCAAGTATCCTTGCCATGCCTTATGCCATGCTGATTGAAGTCATCCCACAAAAGAAAATGGGAGTGTATATGGGAATATTCAACTTCTTTATTGTCATACCACAGATCATCAACGGATTATTCGGAGGTCCTGTTGTAAGCAGCATTTTTGGCAAACAGGCAATGGATTATGTAGTTGTTGGTGGAATTTGTATGCTGATTGGAGCATTAGTAACCATGATCTTTATTAAATCTGAAGATGAAACTCCTAAGGAAATTGAAGAAGAGATTCAACAGGTACATTTTTAA
- a CDS encoding pirin family protein, which yields MKTVYHKADSRGHANHGWLNSYHTFSFANYQNRDRMNFGVLRVLNDDTVSQGMGFGTHPHRDMEIISIPLEGDLEHKDSMGTTAVIRKGEIQVMSAGTGVMHSEYNKNKDEEVKFLQIWVFPRELNVEPRYDQKSIKEGEKINGFQQILSPNKNDDGVWIHQDAWFNIANFKKGNGKNYMLNKKGNGVYAFVLKGSAKVGDRVLNERDGLGIWDTQSFNIEAVEDTEILLMEVPMELPSYLK from the coding sequence ATGAAAACAGTATATCATAAAGCAGATTCAAGAGGCCATGCCAATCACGGCTGGTTAAACTCTTACCACACATTCAGTTTTGCAAACTATCAAAACAGGGACCGAATGAATTTTGGGGTATTGAGAGTGTTAAACGATGACACCGTTTCCCAGGGAATGGGATTCGGAACCCACCCGCACAGGGATATGGAAATTATTTCCATTCCTCTGGAAGGAGATTTGGAACATAAAGATTCGATGGGAACTACTGCAGTAATCAGAAAAGGTGAAATCCAGGTGATGAGTGCCGGAACCGGGGTTATGCACAGCGAATACAACAAAAATAAAGATGAAGAAGTAAAATTTTTGCAGATCTGGGTTTTTCCAAGAGAATTAAATGTAGAGCCAAGATATGATCAGAAAAGTATCAAAGAAGGTGAAAAAATCAACGGATTTCAACAGATTTTATCCCCGAATAAAAATGATGATGGGGTCTGGATCCATCAGGACGCATGGTTTAATATAGCCAACTTTAAAAAAGGCAATGGTAAAAATTATATGCTCAACAAAAAAGGAAACGGGGTGTACGCATTTGTTTTGAAAGGGAGTGCAAAAGTAGGGGACCGTGTTCTGAATGAAAGAGACGGATTAGGAATCTGGGATACCCAAAGCTTTAATATCGAAGCAGTGGAAGACACAGAAATATTATTAATGGAAGTACCCATGGAATTGCCTTCTTATCTTAAATAA
- a CDS encoding helix-turn-helix transcriptional regulator yields the protein MKHIEKIIIDYLADGYSQYEIAEKLKEQGIKPNSLSSIEKHLNKIKENYEAKSLFHLACILHKLEILGNTDSHKGD from the coding sequence ATGAAACATATTGAAAAAATTATAATAGATTATCTGGCAGACGGGTACAGCCAGTATGAAATCGCTGAAAAATTAAAAGAGCAGGGGATCAAGCCCAATAGTTTAAGCTCCATTGAGAAGCATTTAAATAAAATCAAGGAAAATTATGAAGCTAAATCGCTCTTTCACTTGGCTTGCATTCTCCATAAGTTAGAAATTTTAGGAAATACGGATTCCCATAAAGGTGATTAA
- a CDS encoding GLPGLI family protein, with protein MKKIILLINFFIMIFILGQKPFPVVYEADYKLNYRMSNATNYKKETTFALLINENSSFFKDMHRYVSDSLMVEKKLNSLEEAMKYMTDFRGYIGTTAAKLYVTDEINYTYFEYEEPNNISWKIKNEFKTVAGYKSQRAETTKYGRTWVAWFTQDIPFQFGPYKFNGLPGLITEIYDTKDDYHYTLYTFRKRKYICRSANIAVNVKKLTKEKVVEVFKNRLSGKLRLNEQYIENKEDLEMLRRNALLAEKNYNPIELSIY; from the coding sequence ATGAAAAAGATTATCCTACTAATCAATTTTTTTATAATGATATTTATTTTGGGACAGAAGCCGTTTCCTGTTGTTTATGAGGCTGATTACAAGTTAAACTACAGAATGTCCAATGCCACCAATTATAAAAAAGAAACAACTTTTGCCCTGCTTATTAATGAAAATTCCTCCTTCTTTAAGGATATGCATCGATATGTATCGGATTCTCTAATGGTAGAGAAAAAACTTAATTCATTAGAGGAAGCAATGAAGTATATGACAGATTTTAGAGGTTATATTGGGACCACAGCAGCAAAATTATATGTTACTGATGAAATCAATTATACATACTTTGAATACGAAGAACCTAATAATATAAGTTGGAAAATCAAAAACGAGTTTAAAACTGTCGCGGGATATAAAAGCCAAAGAGCTGAAACAACAAAATACGGCAGAACCTGGGTTGCATGGTTCACTCAGGACATACCTTTTCAATTTGGGCCTTATAAATTTAATGGACTTCCAGGATTGATTACTGAAATATATGATACTAAAGATGACTATCATTATACATTATATACGTTTAGAAAAAGAAAATATATATGTAGATCTGCCAATATAGCAGTCAACGTAAAAAAATTAACTAAAGAAAAAGTCGTAGAGGTATTTAAAAACAGACTGTCAGGTAAATTAAGACTTAATGAACAATACATCGAAAATAAAGAAGATCTTGAGATGTTGAGGCGTAACGCATTGCTTGCAGAGAAAAATTATAATCCTATTGAACTAAGTATTTATTAA
- a CDS encoding PemB family protein gives MPKISKINLRQLFAKGLKPAQEAFYNMFDSYWHKDELIDISAVKSLQNTLDNKLDLSVQETLLKAFDNVVAQVETDFKGVLSPTDPEPTDNGSYKPSISSELDKPENPDSAVDWGTPYPNAGNLRAKQGYNTMFYKNGASWTKSESKMPGETVSPDFDPITDIKPQGGKQIANYIESIELSNTILNGSTDFTTRFSLVDFEAYYFNNRSFDSDKQVSSIKMHAESAGQVVFAFGSVINKKFVERKTFSFSVALPAGIKTYPIDDILYKGERIALKTPSSGMAWNSKAGKTGIMYETAGYNGDVATNNDFDLAMELEVSDIQRKGYTPIDLFEKLAADVEVSSNVITIDQFAGKFNSINSAINSIKNKTGKFFFRINPGIYNESIDLFSNAVNPGLELSFIGYSKKDVTIVMNKGDYHAAPMQVNINAYFENITFKSTQTEGIADPSSYSVHSDFGTAPALIEFFNCDFINDVQNQHNYGAGSWQGHTLRFRNCKFLKNNTTANGGSLYWHNQVQNGITAQRLEVFNCEIYSKGGASIVLHDANQTNGGNVDPALSEASVLFVGNTFKSDDTDTNASFSRRETVRQPGALVGNIFLDKRSHGNNITELNY, from the coding sequence ATGCCTAAAATCTCAAAAATAAACCTCAGACAACTTTTTGCTAAAGGCTTAAAGCCAGCACAGGAAGCATTTTATAATATGTTTGATTCGTACTGGCATAAGGATGAACTCATTGATATTTCGGCAGTAAAAAGCTTGCAGAATACATTAGATAATAAATTAGATCTGAGTGTGCAAGAAACGCTCTTAAAAGCTTTTGATAATGTCGTAGCGCAAGTGGAAACAGACTTTAAAGGAGTATTGTCTCCAACAGATCCCGAACCAACCGACAACGGTTCATATAAACCTTCAATATCTTCTGAACTTGATAAACCGGAAAATCCTGACAGTGCGGTAGATTGGGGCACACCCTATCCAAATGCCGGGAATCTTAGAGCTAAACAGGGGTACAATACCATGTTTTATAAGAACGGGGCATCGTGGACGAAATCGGAAAGTAAAATGCCTGGAGAAACAGTTTCACCAGATTTTGATCCAATTACAGACATTAAACCACAAGGAGGAAAACAGATAGCCAATTATATAGAAAGTATAGAGTTGTCTAACACAATTTTAAATGGCAGTACTGATTTTACAACGCGATTCAGTTTGGTGGACTTTGAGGCATATTATTTCAATAATAGATCATTTGATTCGGATAAACAGGTTTCTAGCATAAAAATGCATGCGGAAAGTGCCGGCCAGGTTGTTTTTGCTTTTGGATCAGTTATTAATAAAAAATTTGTTGAAAGGAAAACTTTTAGTTTTAGCGTTGCTTTGCCTGCTGGAATTAAGACATATCCAATTGATGATATTCTTTATAAAGGTGAGCGAATTGCGTTAAAAACACCTTCATCCGGAATGGCTTGGAATTCTAAGGCAGGAAAGACTGGCATTATGTACGAAACGGCAGGATATAATGGGGACGTGGCAACTAACAATGATTTTGATTTGGCAATGGAGCTAGAAGTTTCAGATATCCAAAGAAAAGGTTATACTCCGATAGATTTATTTGAAAAATTAGCCGCTGATGTTGAGGTTTCAAGTAATGTAATTACGATTGATCAATTTGCCGGCAAGTTCAATTCAATCAATTCAGCTATTAATTCTATAAAAAACAAAACAGGGAAATTCTTTTTCAGGATCAATCCGGGCATATATAATGAGTCGATAGACTTGTTTAGTAATGCGGTTAATCCGGGATTGGAACTTTCCTTTATAGGATATTCGAAAAAAGATGTGACGATTGTTATGAACAAAGGAGACTACCATGCTGCTCCGATGCAAGTTAATATCAATGCTTATTTCGAGAATATTACATTCAAATCTACGCAAACGGAAGGAATCGCAGACCCTTCATCTTATTCGGTACACTCAGACTTCGGAACTGCTCCGGCATTAATTGAATTCTTCAATTGTGATTTCATTAACGATGTACAGAATCAACATAATTATGGTGCTGGTTCCTGGCAAGGCCATACATTGCGATTCAGGAATTGCAAGTTCTTAAAAAACAATACAACAGCAAACGGAGGTTCTTTATATTGGCACAATCAAGTTCAAAATGGAATTACCGCTCAAAGGTTAGAGGTTTTCAACTGCGAGATTTACTCAAAAGGCGGGGCTTCAATCGTTTTGCATGACGCCAATCAGACTAATGGAGGGAACGTGGATCCGGCATTATCAGAGGCTTCAGTGCTGTTTGTCGGAAATACATTTAAATCAGATGACACAGACACGAATGCAAGCTTTTCGCGTAGAGAAACTGTGAGACAGCCGGGAGCCTTGGTAGGAAACATTTTTCTTGATAAAAGATCTCACGGTAATAATATTACTGAATTGAATTATTAA